AAAGGGATTTTCATCTTACCCAGTTGGTCCTATCAAACGATATTGTTCCTATGACAATTTTGTCAGCGTAAGAATGGTAGGCCTTACAGGGACCCAGTCAAATAAAGAATTTCTACATTGAAAGCAAACAATTATCTGCAAATTCCGAGGTACTTTCAAAATTCTATACAGTTTGCTTACAAGCAACATTTCCAACTAACACTATAATATCATgtctcatttaaatattttgagatataaattgttttaatccAGAAAGTCTATACTTTTCACTGATCTGTCTTTGAACGCTGTATCTATGTCGCTATACGCTTGCTGCGGAGAAATTTCGAATGCCTTACACGTCGGCTCATCTTCTCCCATCTGCGGTCCCGTGCTAGTCATTCGTCTGCGCCAGTTGGATCGCCCGCTTCGTCGAGCTACTGTCAAAAGAGAACATAATTAAACTTCTTGAATAAATGAAACGTATCTTAATGCGTTTAATAATTAAGTCGGAAATTTTAACGGAATTAGATGACGTAATTGTAATCTCTTAATCAATTGAAACTTGAAATCTTATCTGAATTTCTGTTGTTATAGGCATAATGTCACACAAGTTACAACTGTATTATCACActtgatttgttcattttaacaaattctgcatttagaagaaagacaatcaataaaacaaattaaccttcagcctgctaaatttctaaaacggactggtccatctttcaattcggacaataccatttaatatttgaaggggtgttcactgaaaatttactgactgaatagcgaacagtgcagaccatgatcagactgcacggatgtgcaggctgatcttggtctgcactggtcgcaaaggcaaaaccagttgccgccagcaagctaaaggttaagcagATAGAAACACAGGTGTAAAACATTGGGAGATAATATCAATTGTAACTTGAAATTTAATGATGTAAAACTAAACGAACCCTCTGTATCAGTTTTTCGTCCTTTCGATTGCATATGTGGCCTCTTCTGACGTATAAACCTTAACGTCTCGTCATCCATTTTAGACGTCTTCCTTCTTTCAATCAGAGTTCCCTGTTAGGTAACATAGAATACTTGCTATGGTGTTTTTGTACATATCTATATGTTCACTATGGCCTATGCCTACtgaatctgaaataaaatctttttcttttactttactTCTTCAAATAATACAAATTGGAAGTTACAAAATCTGGATAAACTCACATACAAATTTGAAGTGACAAAACTGGATAAACTTTGTCGTGAGTTttcgaaatatttcaattttaatctCGAATAAAACCAagataaatgagccatgccatgagaaaaccaacatagtgggtttgcgaccagcatgaatccagac
This window of the Mercenaria mercenaria strain notata chromosome 5, MADL_Memer_1, whole genome shotgun sequence genome carries:
- the LOC128557362 gene encoding uncharacterized protein LOC128557362, which gives rise to MDKIQVTFNLKRGTLIERRKTSKMDDETLRFIRQKRPHMQSKGRKTDTEVARRSGRSNWRRRMTSTGPQMGEDEPTCKAFEISPQQAYSDIDTAFKDRSVKSTSVKMRNDNKHSGPSPGHSRTTSAGTSK